The Arthrobacter zhaoxinii sequence CGGCGCGATTCGCCGTCCCCTTCCCAGCCGCCCCGCCAGGACGGCAAGGGGGAGCCGGCCCCGGAATTTTGCCGGGCCGGCTGCTGTGGAAGCCTGCGCCGCCGTGACCGGCGCGGACTGGGTGCGGCGGTGGGCCGCGGAACGGCCCAACGAAACAGCAGTGGTCGACGGCGGCACCGGGGCATCGGGGCACCTCACCTGGGCCGAGCTCGACACGCAGGCGGACCGCGTAGCCGCGGCGCTGCTGGCGCTGGGGGTGCGGCCGGGTGACCGGGTGGCCTTCCAGCTCCCCAACCGAAGCGAATTCGTTGTCCTCACCGTGGCGGTGCTCCGACTCGGCGCCGTCGCCGCGCCGATCATGCCGATCTTCCGGGAGCGCGAAGTGGCACTGGCACTGCACCGCGCCGCCGCCCGGGTATTTGTCACCGTGGAGGAGTTCCGCGGACGCCTGCCGGCCGAGGAACTCGCCGGCCTCCTCCGGCGGCCGGACGGAACCGGCGCAGCGCCGCTTGCCCTGGCCCACGTCCTTGTGCTGCGGGAGCCGGCGTCCACCCGTCCTCTCCCCCGCATCAGCGGCGGCCCGCGGTTCGCCGACTGGGACACGGTCCTGCGGCAGGAGCGCCCCGCGGCAGCACCGGATCCCGGGTCCGCGCCGACTGCCCGGGACGCGGCGCAGCTGCTGTTCACCTCGGGCACCTCCGGCGAACCCAAGGGCGTGGTGCACCGGCATGGAACACTCAGCCGCGCTGCGGCCATGGAAGCCGTGCACCTGGGGCTCACCAGCGACGACGCTGTCTTCATTCCATCGCCACTGGCCCACCAAACCGGCTTCCTCTACGGCATGTGGCTCTCATTCGTGCTCGGCTGTCCGCAGATCCTGCAGCCGGCCTGGAACCCGGAACGCGCCCTGCAGCTCATGCGCGGCTGGCGGGCCACCTTCGTCCAGGCCGCCACCCCGTTCCTGGCCGATCTGGTGTCCGCAGTGGACGCGGGCACCCCCGCGCCGCCCACCCTGCGCATCTTCGTCGCCACCGGGGCGGCGGTCCCCCGGCACCTCGCCGAACGTGCCACACGCATCTTGGGCGCCGGGATCTGCGGTGCCTTCGGCACCACTGAAACCTGCCTGGGCACCCTGGCCTCGCCCCGGGACGAACCGGTAAAGGTGTGGGGCACCGACGGCCGGGAGCTGGCGGGCGTGCGGACCCGGGTGGTCGACGACGACGGCCGCCTCCTGCCGCCCGGGGTGGAAGGCAACTTCGAGCTCAGTTCTCCCACGGTCTTTGACGGTTACCTTGACCGCCCGGACTTGACCAAGGAAGTCTTTACCGAAGACGGCTGGTACCGCACCGGCGACACGGCGATCCTCGACGAAGCCGGGTTCCTGCGCATTACCGGCCGGGTTCGCGACATCATCAACCGCGGAGGGGAGAAAATCCCGGTGGCCGAGATCGAGCAGCTGATCTACCGGCATCCAGCCGTACGCGACGTTGCCCTGGCCGCCATGCCCGATGAACGCCTCGGCGAGCGGGCCTGCGCCTTCGTGGTCCCGGAACCTGGGAATCGCCCGCTGCTGGCGGACCTCACCGCGTTCCTCGACCGCCACCATGTCTCAAGGCACTACTGGCCCGAACGCCTTGAGCTGGTCGACGCCCTCCCCCGCAACGCCGTCGGCAAGGTGCAGAAGTTCCTGCTGCGGGAAATCACCCGCAGCTTCCCCGCACCGGATCGGAGCAGCCAGTGACCACTGCAGCCATCACCGCCGACGGACGGGGCAGCAGCATCCCGGAGCCGGAATACCTCGACCTGCTGGCGGCCGTTACCGCCTGGGTCGAGGGTCCCGGCGAGGAATGGGCCGGACTCATCGAAACCACCGGCACCGTGCCGGACGCCCTGTGGAAGGAACTGCGCGGGGCCGGGTTCCTCTCCCTGGCAGCTCCGGCGAATCTCGGCGGGCGGGGGCTGAGCTTTGTCCAGTGGATGGGGCTGATGGAAATCTTCTCCCGTTCACACGCCTCGGTCCGCATGATTGTGCACGTGGTCAACGGCACCTGGCGGGCCATGAACCCGCACGTTGACGACGTGCAGCGCCGGAAGTTCATCCGCCCGTCCGTCGCCGGCGACCTTCTGGTCGCCTTCACCCTGACCGAGCCCGGCAACGGCACGGGCGCCGACATCAGCTCGAGTGTGCGGCGGGCGGGCGACACGTACTACCTCACCGGCCGCAAGCATCTGATCACGTTCGGGGTGCGGTGCGATTATTGGCTGCTGTTTGCCCGGCTGGCCGGGAGCACGGGAAGCGGGGGCACGGTGGCACTGCTGGTGGACCGGCACGCCCCCGGCGTCGAAGTGGAAGACACGTCCGACACCCTGGGCGTCCGCGGCACCGACCACGCGTCCCTGACGTTCACGGACACCCCCGTCCCTGTCGCCAACCGGATCGGGGAGGAAGGGGACGGATTGGCCGTCGCGCTGGGCGGCTTCCTCACGCCCAGCCGGATCTCCGTAGCGATGAGCTGCGTCGGCCTGGCCCAGCGCGCCCAGCAGCTGGCGGTCTCCTACGCCCTGGAGCGCACCACCTTCGGGAAGCCGCTCGCCTCGCGGCAGGCCGTCGCCTTCGCCCTGGCGGAAAACGCCGCTGACATCGCGGCGGCCCGCGCGCTGACCCTGCATGCCGCCGCCGCGTGGCAGGACGGCACGGCCGACGCCGGCTCCCTATCCTCGATGGCCAAGCTCACCGCCGTCGACATGCTCACCCGCGTAACGGACAAGGCCCTGCAGGTCCACGGGGGCGTGGGGTACTGGAAGACCATGCCCATTGAACGCGTGTACCGCGACGCACGGGCGCAGCGCTTCGAAGAAGGGACGAACGAGATCCAGAAAACCGTGATTGCCCGCGGCCTTCTTGGCCGGTTCCAGGCACCCGCGCCCGACGGCGGACGCGTCCCTGCCCCTGCCGGCCCCGGCACGGCTCCGGCCGCCCGCCCCTGATACCGTCATGCTGGACCGGGTGTTCTCCCCCGTCTCCCTCGGTCCGCTGCACCTGGACCACCGGATCGTGATGGGGTCGATGCATCTGAACCGGGAGGACGATCCCCGGGCCCTCGCAGCGTTCTACCGCGAACGGGCAGCCGGCGGAGCCGGCCTGATTGTCACCGGAGGCGCTGCGGTCAGCCGGGCCGGTGCCGGCGGTCCCAACTACCTGCTGATCAACGAACCCGCAGCGGCAGCCGTGATGATGCCGGTCCTGGACGCCGTGCACGACGCCGGCGGGAAACTGGCCCTGCAGTTGTTCCATGCGGGGCGCTATGCCTTCGAAGCCAGCTTCGGCATCCGCCCCGTGGCGCCGTCGGAGGTTTACTCGGCCTTCTCCCGATGCCTGCCCCGCGCGCTGACGCTGGCGCAGATCGAGGACACCCTTGCCGATTTCGCTGCCGGCGCTGCCGCAGCGCGCGCCCTCGGCTTCGATGCCGTGGAAATCATGGGCTCCGAGGGCTACCTGATCAACCAGTTCGCCTCTCCCCTGACGAACCGGCGCCGGGACCGCTGGGGAGGGGATCCGCAGCACAGGCAGGCCTTTCCGCGGGCGGTGCTGAAGGCCGTCCGGGAGGCCGTGGGCACCGGTTACCCGGTCATTTACCGCACGTCCGGTGCTGACTTCACGGCGGGCTCCAGCACCCGGGCGGAGTCAGCTGACCTGGCGGTGGCACTGGCACGGGACGGGGCGGACGCGGTCAACGTCGGCATCGGCTGGCACGAGTCCCGGGCCCCCTCGGTGCAGGCTTTGGTTCCCCCCGGCCGCTGGCTGGACATTGCCGGCGGGATCCGCGGAGCACTTGCTGCCGCGGACGTTCGGGTCCCGGTGATCGGCAGCAACCGGATCAACTCGCTGGAATCCGCGGAGCGTGCCCTGGCCGCCGGGCACGCGGACCTGATCTCGATGGCCCGCCCCTTCCTCGCCGACCCGGACATCGTCGCCAAGTCCCGGCGCGGCGAGTCCCATCTCGTCAATACCTGCATCGCCTGCAACGAGGCCTGCATCGACCGGTCCCTGGGTACCGAGCCGGTCTCCTGCCTGGTGAACCCGCGGGCCGGGCGCGAAACCGTCTTCCCGCTGCGGGCAGTTCCGCCGCCCGCCGGAGTACGCGTGGCAGTGGTGGGAGCCGGTCCGGCCGGTATGCAGGCCGCGGCGACGCTCGCGGAGGCCGGGCATGCGGTGGATCTTTATGAACGGGAGGGTGCCATTGGCGGCCAGTTCCGGCTCGCCGGGCAGGTGCCGGGCAAAGCCGACTTCCTGCAGACCATCCGCTATTTCACCAATGAACTGGCGCGGCTGGGCGTACACGTGCTGACAGGCGCGGCCCCCGGCGTCGCGCATCTGGCCCGCTACGCGCACGTAGTCCTGGCCACGGGGGTGCGCCCGCGGCCCGTGCCGCTGCCCCGCAGCGGCCTGCTTCCCGTGCTGGATTACCGGCAGGCGTTCGCGGACCCGGCGAGGCTGGGGGCTCGCGTGGTGATTGTGGGTGCCGGCGGAATCGCAGTGGATCTCTCCCGCCTGCTCGTGGATCCAGGGGCACCCGGCGGCGCCCGGGACGTCACGATCCTGCGCCGCGGCAAACGGATCGGTGCAGGCATCGGCCCGTCCACCCGGTGGGCGGTGCTGCAGGAGATCCGGGCCGCCGGTGTCCGGACCCTGCCCGGCACCACGCCGCTGGAAGTATCCCGCCAGGGGCTCCGGGTGCGGGACGGGAACGGGGCCGCGGCGCTGCTGCCGGCCGACGCCGTCGTGCTGGCCGCCGGGCAGGTGCCGCACAATCCGTTCCACGCACCGTTGGCGGTCCGCGGTGTCCCCTGCACGGTGATCGGCGGAGCACTGGATGCGTCCGGGCTGAACGCGGTCCGGGCCTTCGACCAGGGCCTGACCGCAGGGACAGCGGTAGCGCGCCAGCTGGTCGGGCGGACACCGGGGCAGCCGGGGGTTAAAAGCAGCAGGGCCCCGCTGCCATAAGCAACGGGGCCCTGCTAAGAACCGATGAGGTTCAGGCTAAACCATCAAATTACTTGATGATCTTGGTGACGCGGCCTGATCCAACGGTGCGGCCGCCTTCGCGGATAGCGAAGCCGAGGCCCTCTTCCATTGCGATCGGCTGGATGAGCTCAACGCTCATCTCAGTGTTATCGCCGGGCATAACCATTTCAGTGCCCTCGGGGAGGGTGATGACGCCGGTTACGTCCGTGGTGCGGAAGTAGAACTGCGGGCGGTAGTTCGAGTAGAACGGGTTGTGGCGTCCGCCTTCATCCTTGGACAGGATGTAGACGTTGGCCTCGAAGTCGGTGTGCGGGGTGATGGAACCCGGCTTTACGACAACCTGGCCACGCTCTACGTCTTCGCGCTTGATGCCGCGGAGCAGCAGGCCACAGTTCTCGCCGGCCCATGCTTCGTCAAGCTGCTTGTGGAACATCTCGATACCGGTAACCGTGGTCTTCTGGACCGGACGGATGCCGACGATCTCGACCTCGGAGTTGATGGCGAGGGTACCGCGCTCGGCGCGGCCCGTGACAACGGTTCCACGACCGGTGATCGTGAAGACGTCCTCGATCGGCATCAGGAACGGCTTGTCCTTGTCGCGAACGGGGTCCGGCACGTTGTTGTCAACGGCTTCCATGAGCTCTTCGACGGCTGCAACCCACTTGGGGTCGCCTTCGAGAGCCTTGAGGCCGGAAACGCGGACGACGGGAGCGTTGTCGCCGTCGAAGTCCTGGGAGCTCAGCAGTTCGCGAACTTCCATTTCCACGAGGTCGAGCAGTTCTTCGTCGTCAACCATGTCGGACTTGTTCAGTGCGACCAGCAGGTAGGGAACGCCAACCTGGCGGGCGAGCAGAACGTGCTCGCGGGTCTGGGCCATCGGACCGTCGGTAGCGGCAACCACGAGGATTGCGCCGTCCATCTGAGCTGCACCAGTGATCATGTTCTTGATGTAGTCAGCGTGGCCGGGGGCGTCTACGTGTGCGTAGTGGCGCTTCTCGGTCTGGTACTCGATGTGAGAGATGTTGATGGTGATGCCGCGCTGGCGCTCTTCAGGTGCAGAGTCGATAGCAGCGAAATCGCGCTTTTCATTCAGATCAGGGTACTTGTCAGCAAGCACCTTCGAAATGGCAGCGGTCAACGTCGTCTTACCATGGTCAACGTGACCAATGGTGCCGATGTTGACGTGCGGCTTAGTCCGCTCGAACTTTGCCTTCGCCACGGGTTCCTCCTAGAGAGTTAGAAGACTCAATCTCCAGCCGCGCTTTTCGCAACTGAAACTGATGTAAGTCTACTTGGGGCTGTTTATTTGATGAAATTGCCGATTTCCGCAGCAGCCTCGTAAGGCCGCTCAGTCTGGCTATGCGCCCGGTCCGGGCCGAAGCCCGGACCAGGCGCACACGGCGGGTGGTCCGGTCGAAACCGTTCCACCCTCCAAGTTTTACTCGCCGCGCGTCTTCTGGATGATCTCGTCGGCAACTGCCTTCGGGACCTCGGCGTAGCTGTTGAAGGACATGGAGTACACGGCGCGGCCCTGGGTCTTGGACCGCAGGTCGCCGATGTAGCCGAACATGCCGGACAGCGGGACGTGTGCCCGGATGACCTTTACGCCGGCTGCGTCTTCCATGGACTGCATCTGGCCGCGACGGGAGTTGATGTCACCGATAACTTCACCCATGTATTCCTCAGGGGTGCGGACTTCAACATCCATCAGCGGTTCGAGCAGGACCGGGCTTGCCATACGTGCGGCTTCCTTGAAAGCCTGACGTCCGGCAATCTTGAACGCCATTTCCGAGGAGTCGACGTCGTGGTACGCGCCGTCAAGCAGCGTCGCCTTGATGCCGACAACCGGGTAACCGGCGAGCACACCGTCAGTAAGTGCACTCTGGATACCCTGGTCAACGCTGGGGATGTATTCGCGCGGAACGCGACCACCGGTGACCTTGTTCTCGAATTCGTAGAACGTGCCGTCGGACGTGTCCAGCGGCTCGATGGCGATCTGGATCTTTGCGAACTGACCCGAACCACCGGTCTGCTTCTTGTGCGTGTAGTCGTGCTTGGCGACTGCACGGCGGATCGTTTCGCGGTAGGCGACCTGGGGCTTGCCCACGTTTGCCTCGACGCGGAACTCGCGGCGCATGCGGTCCACCAGGATGTCCAGGTGGAGCTCGCCCATGCCGGCGATGATGGTCTGGCCGGTGTCTTCGTCGAGGGAGACCTGGAAGGTCGGATCCTCTTCGGAGAGCTTCTGGATGGCCGTGGAGAGCTTCTCCTGGTCACCCTTCGTCTTCGGCTCGATGGCCACGGAAATCACGGGCTCCGGGAAGCTCATGGATTCCAGCACGATCGGCTCCTGAAGGTCGCACAGGGTGTCGCCCGTGGTGGTGTCCTTCAGGCCGATGGCGGCGTAAATGTGGCCCGTCGTGATTTCCTCGACCGGGTTTTCCTTGTTGGCGTGCATCTGGAAGAGCTTTCCGATGCGCTCCTTCTTCTGCTTGGTCGCATTCATGACCTGGGCGCCGGAAGCAGCGTGACCGGAGTACACGCGGATGTAGGTCAGACGGCCGAAGAACGGGTGCGTCACAACCTTGAACGCCAGAGCCGAGAACGGAGCCTTGGCATCAGCGGCACGCTCGAGGATGACCTCTTCGTCGCGGATGTCGTGGCCCTTGATGTTCGGGACGTCAAGCGGGCTGGGCAGGTAGTCGACGACGGCGTCCAGCATCGGCTGCACACCGCGGTTCTTGAAGGCAGAGCCACAGAGAACCGGGTAGACCTCGGAGTTGATGGTCAGCTTACGGATGCCGGCCTTCAGCTCCGGAATGCTGATCTCTTCGCCTTCGAGGTACTTGTTCATCAGTTCGTCGCTGGCTTCAGCAACGGTCTCGACAAGCTGCGCGCGGTACGATTCGGCCTTTTCCTGCAGTTCTGCGGGGATCGGTTCGATTTCGTACTTGGCGCCCATGGTCACGTCACCCTTGGCGTCGCCGCGCCAGGTGAGTGCACGCATTTCGATGAGGTCAACGACGCCTTCGAATTCGCTTTCGGAGCCGATCGGCAGCTGGAGGACCAGCGGCTTGGCGCCGAGGCGGTTGATGATCGTGTCTACGGTGAAGTAGAAGTCAGCGCCGAGCTTGTCCATCTTGTTGACGAAGCAGATACGCGGAACGTCGTACTTGTCGGCCTGGCGCCAGACAGTCTCGGACTGCGGCTCCACGCCTTCCTTGCCATCGAAGACAGCAACGGCGCCGTCGAGGACGCGCAGGGACCGCTCAACCTCGACAGTGAAGTCAACGTGACCCGGGGTGTCGATGATGTTGATCTGGTTGTTGTCCCAGTAGCACGTGGTAGCTGCGGAGGTGATGGTGATGCCCCGCTCCTGCTCCTGTGCCATCCAGTCCATCGTGGACGCACCGTCGTGGGTCTCGCCGATCTTGTGGTTGACACCCGTGTAGAACAGGATGCGCTCAGTGGTAGTTGTCTTGCCGGCATCAATGTGGGCCATGATGCCGATGTTGCGGACCTTATTCAGGTCGGTAAGCACGTCAAGTGCCACGGTTTCTCCCTTTTTTGGTTGCTTCCGTCAACGGCGCTTATCCGGCTGAAGCCCTGCGGCCCGCAAAAGCGGGCCACAGGGCCTTCAGCGGCTGCCGTCAGCTTGGCGTATTACCAGCGGTAGTGGGCGAAGGCCTTGTTGGACTCGGCCATCTTGTGGGTGTCCTCGCGGCGCTTCACAGCTGCACCAAGACCGTTGGAAGCGTCCAGGATTTCGTTGCGCAGACGCTCAGTCATCGTCTTCTCGCGGCGGGCCTTGGAGTAGCCGACCAGCCAGCGCAGAGCCAGTGCGGTTGCACGGCCCGGCTTGACCTCGACGGGAACCTGGTAAGTAGCGCCGCCAACACGGCGGGACTTGACCTCAAGGCTCGGCTTGATGTTGTCCATTGCCTTCTTCAGGGCTGCAACCGGATCCTGTCCGGTCTTCTCCTGGGCGCCTGCAAGTGCACCGTAAACGATGCGCTCTGCGGTGGACTTCTTGCCGTCTACCAGAACCTTGTTGATCAGCTGCGTGACCAGCGGGGAGCCGTAGACGGGATCCAGTACGAGCGGCCGCTTGGGGGCCGGACCCTTGCGGGGCATATTACTTCTTCTCCATCTTCGCGCCGTAGCGGCTGCGAGCCTGCTTGCGGTTCTTGACACCCTGGGTATCGAGGGCACCGCGGACAATCTTGTAGCGGACACCGGGAAGGTCCTTCACACGACCGCCGCGCACCAGCACGATGGAGTGTTCCTGAAGGTTGTGACCCACACCGGGGATGTATGCGGTTACTTCGATGCCGCCGTTGAGGCGGACACGTGCAA is a genomic window containing:
- the aroA gene encoding 3-phosphoshikimate 1-carboxyvinyltransferase, whose amino-acid sequence is MYLSVLGTHAGITGTVQVPNSKYHAHRALILASLAPGTSRISGLTDARHVQYTVSMLRQLGTGIEVQDDTFIVHGGPYTARRPSVSAGSSGTTLYFMAGLAALGTRDVVVTGQKYFQRRPIGALLAALRDMGVDIASSNDCPPLRVAHGRPRGGEVRISGTLSQWISGLLLLAPFARSETTVVVEGVQNETSYVDLTLAMMARFGLQVDASADRRRFRIPPDQQAVPADVRMPPDIGSAAFGLAAAALHPADVALAGLRSTSSAGSDHPEADFLDLAAHMGVPMAYDPAADAVRIRHQGLTLQPIDVDCRRVPDMLPVLTVMACFAKGRSVFRNIDHVRMKESDRVAAMLQLNSMGADLTVEGSTLAIRGTGGLDGADLSSFNDHRVLMSLAVAASAAEGRSTLTYPHAYRISYPEYLAAMTTFGLRMQVEDGAIRRPLPSRPARTARGSRPRNFAGPAAVEACAAVTGADWVRRWAAERPNETAVVDGGTGASGHLTWAELDTQADRVAAALLALGVRPGDRVAFQLPNRSEFVVLTVAVLRLGAVAAPIMPIFREREVALALHRAAARVFVTVEEFRGRLPAEELAGLLRRPDGTGAAPLALAHVLVLREPASTRPLPRISGGPRFADWDTVLRQERPAAAPDPGSAPTARDAAQLLFTSGTSGEPKGVVHRHGTLSRAAAMEAVHLGLTSDDAVFIPSPLAHQTGFLYGMWLSFVLGCPQILQPAWNPERALQLMRGWRATFVQAATPFLADLVSAVDAGTPAPPTLRIFVATGAAVPRHLAERATRILGAGICGAFGTTETCLGTLASPRDEPVKVWGTDGRELAGVRTRVVDDDGRLLPPGVEGNFELSSPTVFDGYLDRPDLTKEVFTEDGWYRTGDTAILDEAGFLRITGRVRDIINRGGEKIPVAEIEQLIYRHPAVRDVALAAMPDERLGERACAFVVPEPGNRPLLADLTAFLDRHHVSRHYWPERLELVDALPRNAVGKVQKFLLREITRSFPAPDRSSQ
- a CDS encoding acyl-CoA dehydrogenase family protein, translating into MTTAAITADGRGSSIPEPEYLDLLAAVTAWVEGPGEEWAGLIETTGTVPDALWKELRGAGFLSLAAPANLGGRGLSFVQWMGLMEIFSRSHASVRMIVHVVNGTWRAMNPHVDDVQRRKFIRPSVAGDLLVAFTLTEPGNGTGADISSSVRRAGDTYYLTGRKHLITFGVRCDYWLLFARLAGSTGSGGTVALLVDRHAPGVEVEDTSDTLGVRGTDHASLTFTDTPVPVANRIGEEGDGLAVALGGFLTPSRISVAMSCVGLAQRAQQLAVSYALERTTFGKPLASRQAVAFALAENAADIAAARALTLHAAAAWQDGTADAGSLSSMAKLTAVDMLTRVTDKALQVHGGVGYWKTMPIERVYRDARAQRFEEGTNEIQKTVIARGLLGRFQAPAPDGGRVPAPAGPGTAPAARP
- a CDS encoding oxidoreductase, which codes for MFSPVSLGPLHLDHRIVMGSMHLNREDDPRALAAFYRERAAGGAGLIVTGGAAVSRAGAGGPNYLLINEPAAAAVMMPVLDAVHDAGGKLALQLFHAGRYAFEASFGIRPVAPSEVYSAFSRCLPRALTLAQIEDTLADFAAGAAAARALGFDAVEIMGSEGYLINQFASPLTNRRRDRWGGDPQHRQAFPRAVLKAVREAVGTGYPVIYRTSGADFTAGSSTRAESADLAVALARDGADAVNVGIGWHESRAPSVQALVPPGRWLDIAGGIRGALAAADVRVPVIGSNRINSLESAERALAAGHADLISMARPFLADPDIVAKSRRGESHLVNTCIACNEACIDRSLGTEPVSCLVNPRAGRETVFPLRAVPPPAGVRVAVVGAGPAGMQAAATLAEAGHAVDLYEREGAIGGQFRLAGQVPGKADFLQTIRYFTNELARLGVHVLTGAAPGVAHLARYAHVVLATGVRPRPVPLPRSGLLPVLDYRQAFADPARLGARVVIVGAGGIAVDLSRLLVDPGAPGGARDVTILRRGKRIGAGIGPSTRWAVLQEIRAAGVRTLPGTTPLEVSRQGLRVRDGNGAAALLPADAVVLAAGQVPHNPFHAPLAVRGVPCTVIGGALDASGLNAVRAFDQGLTAGTAVARQLVGRTPGQPGVKSSRAPLP
- the tuf gene encoding elongation factor Tu, producing MAKAKFERTKPHVNIGTIGHVDHGKTTLTAAISKVLADKYPDLNEKRDFAAIDSAPEERQRGITINISHIEYQTEKRHYAHVDAPGHADYIKNMITGAAQMDGAILVVAATDGPMAQTREHVLLARQVGVPYLLVALNKSDMVDDEELLDLVEMEVRELLSSQDFDGDNAPVVRVSGLKALEGDPKWVAAVEELMEAVDNNVPDPVRDKDKPFLMPIEDVFTITGRGTVVTGRAERGTLAINSEVEIVGIRPVQKTTVTGIEMFHKQLDEAWAGENCGLLLRGIKREDVERGQVVVKPGSITPHTDFEANVYILSKDEGGRHNPFYSNYRPQFYFRTTDVTGVITLPEGTEMVMPGDNTEMSVELIQPIAMEEGLGFAIREGGRTVGSGRVTKIIK
- the fusA gene encoding elongation factor G; the encoded protein is MALDVLTDLNKVRNIGIMAHIDAGKTTTTERILFYTGVNHKIGETHDGASTMDWMAQEQERGITITSAATTCYWDNNQINIIDTPGHVDFTVEVERSLRVLDGAVAVFDGKEGVEPQSETVWRQADKYDVPRICFVNKMDKLGADFYFTVDTIINRLGAKPLVLQLPIGSESEFEGVVDLIEMRALTWRGDAKGDVTMGAKYEIEPIPAELQEKAESYRAQLVETVAEASDELMNKYLEGEEISIPELKAGIRKLTINSEVYPVLCGSAFKNRGVQPMLDAVVDYLPSPLDVPNIKGHDIRDEEVILERAADAKAPFSALAFKVVTHPFFGRLTYIRVYSGHAASGAQVMNATKQKKERIGKLFQMHANKENPVEEITTGHIYAAIGLKDTTTGDTLCDLQEPIVLESMSFPEPVISVAIEPKTKGDQEKLSTAIQKLSEEDPTFQVSLDEDTGQTIIAGMGELHLDILVDRMRREFRVEANVGKPQVAYRETIRRAVAKHDYTHKKQTGGSGQFAKIQIAIEPLDTSDGTFYEFENKVTGGRVPREYIPSVDQGIQSALTDGVLAGYPVVGIKATLLDGAYHDVDSSEMAFKIAGRQAFKEAARMASPVLLEPLMDVEVRTPEEYMGEVIGDINSRRGQMQSMEDAAGVKVIRAHVPLSGMFGYIGDLRSKTQGRAVYSMSFNSYAEVPKAVADEIIQKTRGE
- the rpsG gene encoding 30S ribosomal protein S7 translates to MPRKGPAPKRPLVLDPVYGSPLVTQLINKVLVDGKKSTAERIVYGALAGAQEKTGQDPVAALKKAMDNIKPSLEVKSRRVGGATYQVPVEVKPGRATALALRWLVGYSKARREKTMTERLRNEILDASNGLGAAVKRREDTHKMAESNKAFAHYRW
- the rpsL gene encoding 30S ribosomal protein S12, yielding MPTIQQLVRKGRSPKVSKTKAPALKGSPMRRGVCTRVYTTTPKKPNSALRKVARVRLNGGIEVTAYIPGVGHNLQEHSIVLVRGGRVKDLPGVRYKIVRGALDTQGVKNRKQARSRYGAKMEKK